One window from the genome of Dermacentor silvarum isolate Dsil-2018 chromosome 7, BIME_Dsil_1.4, whole genome shotgun sequence encodes:
- the LOC125947191 gene encoding uncharacterized protein LOC125947191, whose protein sequence is MDVQLVTLHSGTVGTDDGSGDHPTDPKDGAYDQGVDPGSSESSSQSEEEEDGEEEEEGRESGDPYAEDDDDDDGAEMADDIVKRKTASSSSTAAPSSSSKAHRRTERSVPATGTLLPPPRPWRERGKDFGLPVPEDRWSKHVAAKRREAQLIRRSLQDQLRMKALQWRQKENHFHQRYKPAVATWNHLTTHKLFVGLNFGLSPGTREGMRKRCC, encoded by the exons ATGGACGTGCAGTTGGTTACCCTGCATAGCGG GACGGTGGGCACTGACGACGGCAGCGGTGATCACCCGACTGACCCCAAGGACGGCGCCTACGACCAGGGCGTGGATCCTGGAAGCAGCGAGAGCAGCAGCCAGAGCGAGGAGGAAGAAGAcggggaggaagaggaggaggggcGGGAATCCGGAGATCCGTACgccgaggacgacgacgacgacgacggcgcggAAATGGCCGACGACATCGTCAAACGGAAGACCGCTTCCTCCTCGTCGACGGCCGCGCCGTCCTCCTCCTCcaaggcgcaccgacgcacggaGAGGTCGGTGCCTGCGACCGGAACCCTGCTTCCGCCTCCCAGGCCGTGGAGAGAGCGCGGAAAG GACTTCGGCCTGCCAGTGCCTGAGGACCGTTGGTCAAAGCATGTGGCGGCCAAGCGACGCGAAGCACAACTCATCCGCCGAAGTCTGCAGGACCAGCTCAGGATGAAAGCGCTGCAGTGGAGGCAGAAGGAGAACCACTTCCACCAGCGTTACAAGCCAGCAGTGGCAACCTGGAACCATCTAACCACTCACAAGCTATTTGTGGGTTTAAACTTTGGACTGAGCCCAGGTACACGCGAAGGGATGCGAAAAAGGTGCTGCTGA